In one Modestobacter sp. L9-4 genomic region, the following are encoded:
- a CDS encoding ANTAR domain-containing response regulator, with translation MSPADRTPAVDEAAAFERLGSVAFAESSLQSVLQAVADLTKQVVPGSVEASITLLVADRATTVVHTGQLALDLDESQYGRGYGPCLHAASSGQTVEVLDARTEARWSDYMVTAVERGSLSSLSLPLGTSENLGAGLNIYARESAAFDEDGRRIGHRFARFAGVAVANMHAYESARERADHLQTALESRAVIDQAKGILIERYKVTAEEAFTVLAQASMAGNRKLRVVAEHLVTTGELLVPTRS, from the coding sequence ATGAGCCCAGCCGACCGCACCCCTGCCGTCGACGAGGCAGCAGCGTTCGAGCGACTCGGCAGTGTCGCGTTCGCCGAGTCCTCGCTCCAGTCGGTGCTGCAGGCCGTCGCCGACCTGACCAAGCAGGTGGTGCCCGGCAGCGTCGAGGCATCGATCACCCTGCTCGTGGCGGACCGGGCGACGACGGTGGTGCACACCGGGCAGCTGGCCCTGGACCTGGACGAGAGCCAGTACGGCCGTGGGTACGGTCCGTGCCTGCACGCCGCCAGCAGTGGCCAGACGGTGGAGGTCCTGGACGCCCGCACAGAGGCGCGCTGGTCCGACTACATGGTGACCGCGGTCGAGCGGGGCAGTCTCAGCTCCCTGTCACTGCCCCTGGGCACCTCCGAGAACCTGGGCGCGGGCCTCAACATCTACGCCCGAGAGTCCGCGGCCTTCGACGAGGACGGTCGCCGCATCGGGCACCGGTTCGCCCGCTTCGCAGGCGTGGCCGTCGCGAACATGCACGCCTACGAGAGCGCACGCGAGCGCGCCGACCACCTGCAGACCGCCCTGGAGTCCCGGGCGGTCATCGACCAGGCCAAGGGCATCCTGATCGAGCGCTACAAGGTGACGGCCGAGGAGGCGTTCACGGTCCTCGCCCAGGCGTCGATGGCCGGCAATCGCAAGCTCCGAGTGGTCGCCGAGCACCTGGTGACGACCGGCGAGCTCCTCGTGCCCACCCGGTCGTGA
- a CDS encoding ATP-binding protein has translation MSGEQVRAWVEAQPPRGSDCTAWSPEHLRDLSRVRREFRAWITAADDGSAEMRENRVEESVLALDELMSNALRHGRAPIVVDACSSEDGVLLRVADRAAEDPPRPTSTRDPSDGGMGLGMIAEFAVDCGWFASGEQKVVWAVMPLSVA, from the coding sequence ATGTCCGGAGAGCAGGTCCGAGCGTGGGTCGAAGCACAGCCGCCCCGCGGTTCGGACTGCACTGCCTGGTCCCCTGAGCACCTGCGGGACCTCTCCCGGGTGCGTCGGGAGTTCCGGGCGTGGATCACCGCGGCGGACGACGGCTCGGCCGAGATGCGGGAGAACCGCGTCGAGGAGTCCGTGCTCGCCCTGGACGAGCTGATGTCCAACGCGCTGCGGCACGGGCGGGCACCGATCGTGGTCGATGCGTGTTCCAGTGAGGACGGCGTGCTCCTGCGGGTCGCCGACCGGGCAGCGGAGGACCCGCCGCGCCCGACGTCGACCCGCGACCCCAGTGACGGTGGCATGGGCCTGGGCATGATCGCCGAGTTCGCCGTGGACTGCGGGTGGTTCGCCTCGGGCGAGCAGAAGGTCGTCTGGGCGGTCATGCCGCTGTCCGTCGCCTGA
- a CDS encoding nuclear transport factor 2 family protein has protein sequence MSDTRRELAVRFATALGTRDEQALGELCTPDVSWTIPGTSEVSGRHEGVAGLVAVEAALAPHQIRPRLEALLHGPDSIVVLAHDTGDHRGRQLDIRVALHVQVRAGRIAALVSHMSDVEAFDSYLAP, from the coding sequence ATGAGCGACACACGACGAGAGCTGGCGGTCCGGTTCGCCACCGCACTGGGCACCCGCGACGAGCAGGCCCTCGGGGAGCTGTGCACCCCGGACGTCAGCTGGACGATCCCGGGGACGAGCGAGGTGTCCGGTCGCCACGAGGGGGTGGCCGGACTGGTCGCCGTCGAGGCAGCGCTGGCACCCCATCAGATCCGGCCCCGACTGGAGGCGCTGCTCCACGGGCCGGACAGCATCGTGGTCCTGGCGCACGACACCGGGGACCACCGGGGACGACAGCTCGACATCCGGGTCGCACTGCACGTGCAGGTGCGCGCCGGCCGGATCGCCGCCCTGGTCAGTCACATGAGCGACGTCGAGGCCTTCGACAGCTACCTCGCGCCGTAG
- a CDS encoding LysR family transcriptional regulator: MELRALEYFVAVVTTGSFTGAAESCLVAQPSISYQVAALERELGEPLFVRTPRGATLTPGGRALLPHARACLESVAAAKREFAQRAELLTGELAIGTVGGVQETRLPRVLAEYHARHPGVSVRLGSGGSDSLIQAVDDGDLDAALVALPDTPLPASLAHATLLQDEIVAVLAREHPVPGAALSCEEVLTHPVITYASDSALRHRIEEHFRADGAQLQVSHATNDVALQIALARAGVGVALAAAYDPAVDPGSGVQVLPLDPPLRFRKVLVWRSDPAQARPLLAFLQLWTAAGGPDARHPRDAVR; encoded by the coding sequence GTGGAGCTGAGGGCGCTGGAGTACTTCGTGGCGGTCGTGACCACGGGCTCCTTCACGGGCGCGGCCGAGAGCTGCCTGGTCGCGCAGCCGTCCATCAGCTACCAGGTGGCTGCCCTCGAGCGGGAGCTCGGTGAGCCGCTGTTCGTCCGGACCCCGCGCGGGGCGACCCTCACGCCGGGCGGCCGGGCGCTGCTGCCGCACGCCCGGGCGTGCCTGGAGTCAGTGGCCGCGGCCAAGCGGGAGTTCGCGCAGCGGGCCGAGCTGCTGACCGGCGAGCTCGCGATCGGCACGGTGGGCGGGGTCCAGGAGACCCGCCTGCCGCGGGTGCTGGCCGAGTACCACGCCCGCCACCCCGGGGTCTCGGTGCGGCTGGGCAGCGGCGGCAGCGACTCGTTGATCCAGGCGGTCGACGACGGCGACCTGGACGCCGCGCTGGTGGCGCTGCCCGACACGCCGCTGCCGGCGTCGCTGGCGCACGCGACCCTGCTCCAGGACGAGATCGTCGCGGTGCTGGCCCGCGAGCACCCGGTGCCGGGCGCGGCGCTGAGCTGCGAGGAGGTGCTCACCCACCCGGTGATCACCTACGCGTCCGACAGCGCCCTGCGTCACCGCATCGAGGAGCACTTCCGGGCCGACGGCGCGCAGCTGCAGGTCTCGCACGCGACCAACGACGTGGCCCTGCAGATCGCCCTGGCCCGGGCGGGTGTCGGTGTCGCCCTGGCGGCGGCCTACGACCCCGCCGTCGACCCCGGGTCGGGGGTCCAGGTCCTGCCGCTGGACCCGCCGCTGCGGTTCCGGAAGGTGCTCGTCTGGCGGTCCGACCCGGCACAGGCCCGGCCGCTGCTGGCGTTCCTCCAGCTCTGGACCGCGGCCGGGGGCCCGGACGCGCGCCACCCGCGCGACGCCGTCCGCTAG
- a CDS encoding enoyl-CoA hydratase-related protein — MSEPTVTRTDADGVATLTLLQPAMTSRLRADLLAAVTAVAADAAVRAVLLTGTGRAFCLGQDLGEHAAVLRSGATDSLDVVAAEYNPLLLALAALPVPVVVGVNGACAGAGLGLALAGDLRVAAAGAKLSTAFTGIGLSSDSAVAARLVHCVGGSRAAELLLLAEPFTAETALGWGLVHRVVPAEAVHDEARALAVRLATGPTAAYRAVKEVLATAATDPLGTTLALEARLQSGLGATADHREAVEAFLAKRPARFTGR; from the coding sequence ATGTCCGAGCCCACCGTCACCCGCACCGACGCCGACGGGGTAGCCACGCTGACCCTGCTGCAGCCGGCGATGACCTCCCGGCTGCGCGCCGACCTGCTCGCCGCGGTGACGGCGGTGGCGGCCGACGCCGCGGTGCGCGCGGTGCTGCTCACCGGCACCGGCCGCGCCTTCTGCCTCGGCCAGGACCTCGGCGAGCACGCCGCGGTGCTGCGCAGCGGTGCCACCGACTCCCTGGACGTGGTGGCCGCCGAGTACAACCCGCTGCTGCTGGCGCTGGCCGCACTGCCGGTCCCGGTGGTCGTCGGGGTCAACGGCGCCTGCGCCGGGGCCGGGCTGGGGCTGGCGCTGGCCGGCGACCTGCGGGTGGCCGCCGCCGGGGCCAAGCTCAGCACCGCGTTCACCGGCATCGGCCTGTCCAGCGACTCGGCGGTGGCCGCCCGGCTGGTGCACTGCGTGGGCGGCTCCCGCGCGGCCGAGCTGCTGCTGCTGGCCGAGCCGTTCACCGCCGAGACCGCCCTCGGCTGGGGTCTGGTGCACCGCGTCGTCCCGGCCGAGGCCGTGCACGACGAGGCGCGGGCACTCGCCGTCCGGCTGGCCACGGGTCCGACCGCGGCGTACCGGGCGGTGAAGGAGGTCCTGGCCACCGCCGCCACCGACCCGCTGGGGACGACGCTGGCGCTGGAGGCGCGGCTGCAGTCCGGGCTCGGGGCGACGGCCGACCACCGCGAGGCCGTGGAGGCCTTCCTGGCCAAGCGGCCCGCCCGGTTCACCGGCCGCTGA
- the efeU gene encoding iron uptake transporter permease EfeU yields the protein MGQVFAASYLIGLREGLEMVLIVSVLVAYLVKTGRRRHLLPVWAGVGAAAALSIGFGWALSYVSTTVLGGPGQELFDAITSTVAVVLVTWMVFWMRRTARRLSGELRGKLDGAIGLGVGAVVGIAFLSVAREGLETTLLFFASAQGATSSAPLLGLGAGLLTAVVLGIGLYAGAIRINLSRFFMVSGALLVLVAAGIFKYAVHDFQEAGVLPGLSTHAFDASGWLDPGSWYGALAAGLFNITPQPTVLETIAWVAYLVPVLVLFLLPSRKPAGTTTPAPNVVQETPQHVEARA from the coding sequence ATGGGGCAGGTGTTCGCCGCCAGCTACCTCATCGGTCTGCGTGAGGGCCTGGAGATGGTCCTCATCGTCAGCGTGCTCGTCGCCTACCTGGTCAAGACCGGACGGCGCAGGCACCTGCTGCCGGTCTGGGCCGGGGTGGGCGCGGCCGCGGCGCTGTCCATCGGCTTCGGCTGGGCGCTGAGCTACGTCTCCACGACCGTGCTCGGCGGCCCCGGCCAGGAGCTCTTCGACGCGATCACCTCCACCGTCGCCGTCGTCCTGGTCACCTGGATGGTGTTCTGGATGCGGCGCACCGCGCGCCGCCTCTCCGGCGAGCTGCGCGGCAAGCTCGACGGCGCGATCGGCCTGGGCGTCGGCGCCGTCGTCGGCATCGCCTTCCTCTCCGTGGCCCGCGAGGGCCTGGAGACGACGCTGCTGTTCTTCGCCTCCGCGCAGGGCGCCACCTCCTCGGCCCCGCTGCTCGGCCTGGGCGCCGGCCTGCTCACCGCCGTCGTCCTCGGCATCGGCCTCTACGCCGGCGCCATCCGGATCAACCTGTCCCGCTTCTTCATGGTCAGCGGCGCCCTGCTCGTGCTGGTCGCCGCCGGCATCTTCAAGTACGCGGTGCACGACTTCCAGGAGGCCGGCGTCCTGCCCGGCCTGTCGACGCACGCCTTCGACGCCTCCGGCTGGCTCGACCCGGGCAGCTGGTACGGCGCGCTCGCGGCCGGCCTGTTCAACATCACCCCCCAGCCCACCGTGCTGGAGACCATCGCCTGGGTCGCCTACCTGGTGCCGGTGCTGGTGCTGTTCCTGCTCCCCTCCCGCAAGCCCGCCGGCACCACCACGCCGGCCCCCAACGTCGTCCAGGAGACCCCGCAGCATGTCGAAGCCCGCGCGTAG
- the efeO gene encoding iron uptake system protein EfeO, producing the protein MSKPARRRTALAVLAGTAALSLAACGNEDPAAAGAAPADDIAVAASDEACDVASSELPAGVHQFSITNSGSKVTEFYVYAAGDRVMAEVENIAPGVARELRVELPAGEYQTVCKPGMIGDGIRSALVVSGDAPALSEDQSLAQAGTDYQRYVQSQTGALLEQTTKFTDAVKAGDVDGAKALYPVARTYWERIEPVAESFGDLDPIIDGREGDQAEGEDFTGFHRIEKALWETGDVSDMGPYADQLKTNVQEIAAKADQVTLDPLQLANGAKALLDEIATGKITGEEDRYSHTDLWDFAANLEGSQAAVQALRPYLETHDAELVGEIDERSKAVEDELAQYRSGDGWTLYDQLTQDQLRGLSDSITALTESVSQVAAVVAEK; encoded by the coding sequence ATGTCGAAGCCCGCGCGTAGGCGCACCGCCCTGGCCGTCCTGGCCGGGACGGCCGCCCTCTCCCTCGCCGCCTGCGGCAACGAGGACCCCGCCGCCGCCGGTGCGGCGCCGGCCGACGACATCGCGGTGGCCGCCAGCGACGAGGCCTGCGACGTGGCCTCGAGCGAGCTGCCGGCCGGCGTGCACCAGTTCAGCATCACCAACTCCGGCAGCAAGGTCACCGAGTTCTACGTCTACGCCGCCGGCGACCGGGTGATGGCCGAGGTCGAGAACATCGCCCCCGGGGTCGCTCGCGAGCTGCGCGTCGAGTTGCCGGCCGGTGAGTACCAGACCGTCTGCAAGCCCGGGATGATCGGCGACGGCATCCGCTCCGCGCTCGTCGTCTCCGGCGACGCCCCGGCGCTGTCGGAGGACCAGTCGCTGGCCCAGGCCGGCACCGACTACCAGCGCTACGTGCAGTCCCAGACCGGCGCGCTGCTGGAGCAGACCACGAAGTTCACCGACGCCGTGAAGGCCGGTGACGTCGACGGGGCCAAGGCGCTCTACCCGGTCGCCCGCACCTACTGGGAGCGGATCGAGCCGGTCGCGGAGAGCTTCGGCGACCTCGACCCGATCATCGACGGCCGCGAGGGCGACCAGGCCGAGGGCGAGGACTTCACCGGCTTCCACCGCATCGAGAAGGCGCTGTGGGAGACCGGCGACGTCTCCGACATGGGCCCCTACGCCGACCAGCTGAAGACGAACGTCCAGGAGATCGCGGCGAAGGCCGACCAGGTCACCCTCGACCCGCTGCAGCTGGCCAACGGCGCCAAGGCCCTGCTCGACGAGATCGCCACCGGCAAGATCACCGGCGAGGAGGACCGCTACAGCCACACCGACCTGTGGGACTTCGCGGCCAACCTCGAGGGCTCCCAGGCCGCCGTCCAGGCACTGCGGCCCTACCTGGAGACCCACGACGCCGAGCTGGTGGGCGAGATCGACGAACGCTCCAAGGCGGTGGAAGACGAGCTGGCCCAGTACCGTTCCGGTGACGGGTGGACGCTGTACGACCAGCTCACGCAGGACCAGCTGCGCGGGCTCAGCGACTCCATCACGGCGCTGACCGAGTCGGTCAGCCAGGTCGCCGCCGTCGTCGCGGAGAAGTGA
- the efeB gene encoding iron uptake transporter deferrochelatase/peroxidase subunit, translated as MSSEGLSRRRFFGLAGAGTAGVIAAGAAGSAIGRATAGEPVAPAGPSATDAVAFTGDHQAGIVTPAQDRLHFVAFDVITEDRAELVEVLKAWTAAAARMTAGQDAGEVGAVEGGQYAVPDDTGEALDLPPSGLTLTIGFGPTLFTTADGVDRFGLADRRPEPLAELPAFPGEALRPEISGGDLCVQACANDPQVAVHAVRNLVRLGAGVVSVRWSQLGFGRTSSTSSAQTTPRNLFGFKDGTDNLKAEAPKALDQFVWVADGDPGADWLAGGSYVVTRRIRMRIEQWDTATLADQEQTIGRTKKAGAPLGQAGEFDPVDLTASAMPEKSHVALAHPTNSGTAILRRGYSFVDGSDGLGRLDAGLFFIAYQRNPETGFVQVQKNLRTDAMNEYVQHTSSAVFACPPGVTGPDDWWGRALFS; from the coding sequence ATGAGCTCTGAGGGTCTGTCGCGCCGCCGGTTCTTCGGGCTGGCCGGCGCGGGCACGGCCGGTGTCATCGCCGCCGGCGCGGCCGGCAGTGCGATCGGCCGGGCCACCGCGGGCGAGCCGGTCGCGCCGGCCGGTCCGTCGGCCACCGACGCCGTCGCCTTCACCGGCGACCACCAGGCCGGCATCGTCACCCCGGCCCAGGACCGGCTGCACTTCGTGGCCTTCGACGTCATCACCGAGGACCGCGCCGAGCTGGTCGAGGTGCTCAAGGCCTGGACGGCGGCGGCGGCGCGGATGACCGCCGGGCAGGACGCCGGCGAGGTCGGCGCGGTCGAGGGCGGCCAGTACGCCGTCCCCGACGACACCGGTGAGGCGCTGGACCTCCCGCCGTCCGGGCTGACCCTCACCATCGGCTTCGGCCCGACGCTGTTCACCACCGCCGACGGCGTCGACCGCTTCGGGCTGGCCGACCGCCGGCCCGAGCCGCTGGCCGAGCTGCCCGCCTTCCCCGGCGAGGCCCTCCGGCCGGAGATCAGCGGCGGTGACCTGTGCGTGCAGGCCTGCGCCAACGACCCGCAGGTCGCCGTGCACGCCGTCCGCAACCTGGTGCGCCTGGGCGCCGGCGTGGTCAGCGTCCGGTGGTCGCAGCTGGGCTTCGGCCGCACGTCCTCGACCTCCAGCGCGCAGACCACCCCGCGCAACCTGTTCGGCTTCAAGGACGGCACCGACAACCTCAAGGCCGAGGCCCCCAAGGCCCTCGACCAGTTCGTCTGGGTGGCCGACGGCGACCCGGGCGCGGACTGGCTGGCCGGCGGCTCGTACGTGGTGACCCGGCGGATCCGGATGCGGATCGAGCAGTGGGACACCGCCACCCTCGCCGACCAGGAGCAGACGATCGGCCGCACCAAGAAGGCCGGCGCCCCGCTGGGCCAGGCGGGCGAGTTCGACCCGGTCGACCTCACCGCGTCCGCGATGCCCGAGAAGTCGCACGTCGCGCTGGCCCACCCGACCAACTCCGGGACGGCGATCCTGCGGCGCGGCTACAGCTTCGTCGACGGCTCCGACGGGCTCGGGCGCCTGGACGCCGGGCTGTTCTTCATCGCCTACCAGCGCAACCCCGAGACCGGCTTCGTGCAGGTGCAGAAGAACCTGCGCACGGACGCGATGAACGAGTACGTCCAGCACACGTCGTCCGCGGTCTTCGCCTGCCCGCCCGGGGTCACCGGCCCCGACGACTGGTGGGGCCGGGCGCTGTTCTCCTGA
- a CDS encoding sodium:calcium antiporter: MSGLSLPLLLAIFAAAAGVIWVAGVQLSNQTDVLATRLHLGTALGGLVLLAVATNLPEIAITVSAAMSGNLDVAVGNLLGGIAIQTVVLVALDAFGVRGRRPLMYRAASLVLVLEGALVVGVLAVVIAGSQLPDSLVIGRVGPASVLIAVLWIAGLLLLQRAGKGLPWHESGNAPDGQDEPRGHSQQKTEAKATTNGTSTAKAGSIFGVAALLTLVAGVVLERSGDAIADHVGLTGVLFGATVLAAATSLPELSTGLTSVKAGDYQLAVSDIFGGNAFLPVLFLPASLISGTAVLPQAQATDIYLTALAVLLTLVYMAGLVLRPGRRIARMGVDSLVVLVLYAVGVVGLVAIAGG; the protein is encoded by the coding sequence GTGTCCGGACTGTCCCTGCCCCTGCTGCTCGCGATCTTCGCCGCGGCCGCCGGCGTCATCTGGGTCGCCGGCGTCCAGCTGTCGAACCAGACCGACGTGCTGGCCACCCGGCTCCACCTCGGGACGGCGCTGGGCGGGCTCGTCCTGCTGGCGGTCGCCACCAACCTCCCCGAGATCGCCATCACCGTCAGCGCCGCGATGTCGGGCAACCTCGACGTCGCGGTCGGCAACCTGCTCGGCGGCATCGCCATCCAGACCGTCGTCCTGGTGGCGCTGGACGCCTTCGGCGTGCGCGGCCGGCGGCCGCTGATGTACCGGGCCGCCTCGCTGGTGCTGGTGCTGGAGGGCGCCCTGGTCGTCGGGGTCCTGGCCGTGGTCATCGCCGGCAGCCAGCTGCCCGACTCGCTGGTCATCGGCCGGGTCGGGCCGGCGTCGGTGCTCATCGCCGTGCTGTGGATCGCCGGGCTGCTGCTGCTCCAGCGGGCCGGGAAGGGCCTGCCCTGGCACGAGTCGGGCAACGCACCCGACGGCCAGGACGAGCCGCGCGGGCACAGCCAGCAGAAGACCGAGGCGAAGGCCACCACCAACGGCACCAGCACCGCCAAGGCGGGGAGCATCTTCGGCGTCGCCGCGCTGCTCACCCTGGTCGCCGGCGTGGTGCTCGAGCGCAGCGGCGACGCCATCGCCGACCACGTCGGGCTCACCGGCGTCCTGTTCGGGGCGACCGTGCTGGCTGCCGCGACCTCGCTGCCGGAGCTCTCCACCGGGCTCACCTCGGTCAAGGCCGGCGACTACCAGCTCGCGGTCAGCGACATCTTCGGCGGCAACGCGTTCCTGCCGGTGCTGTTCCTCCCCGCCTCGCTCATCTCCGGGACGGCGGTGCTGCCGCAGGCCCAGGCCACCGACATCTACCTGACCGCCCTCGCCGTCCTGCTGACGCTGGTCTACATGGCCGGGCTGGTCCTCCGGCCGGGACGGCGGATCGCGCGGATGGGGGTGGACTCCCTGGTGGTGCTGGTGCTCTACGCCGTGGGGGTCGTCGGCCTGGTGGCGATCGCCGGCGGCTGA
- a CDS encoding bacteriorhodopsin, which yields MFLADSPPPELQTLTRGQYDLVEFALVGAGFALLAYALYSWTSRDEVGVRYRPAVLAGLCIGAVAALSYLLLFLRWGHGYELTDAGYVPGAEARLALSPRYVDWSVTVPLLCVELLAVCSLAGARARKLRASTMAAAFLMILTGYLGSQVVDEGRDTTALVVWGLVSTAFYAYLYVALIGAVRTSVPAMGREAAVSLRNAAIVLLGAFGVYPLVYAIPVFVDVTATWLTTVQLAYSAADVLAKVGFGVLVHKVAKLRTAEDVASGRDTHQEAVWVSNVEHSRAVLPPAQPPAIATRPTTPTA from the coding sequence GTGTTCCTCGCCGACTCCCCTCCGCCCGAGCTGCAGACCCTGACCCGGGGCCAGTACGACCTGGTCGAGTTCGCCCTCGTCGGCGCCGGCTTCGCGCTGCTGGCCTACGCCCTGTACAGCTGGACCAGCCGGGACGAGGTCGGCGTCCGGTACCGCCCTGCGGTGCTGGCCGGGCTGTGCATCGGGGCGGTGGCGGCGCTGTCCTACCTGCTGCTGTTCCTGCGGTGGGGCCACGGCTACGAGCTGACCGACGCCGGCTACGTGCCGGGTGCCGAGGCCCGGCTGGCGCTGTCCCCGCGCTACGTCGACTGGTCGGTGACGGTGCCGCTGCTGTGCGTCGAGCTGCTGGCGGTGTGCTCGCTGGCCGGCGCCCGGGCCCGGAAGCTGCGGGCGAGCACCATGGCAGCGGCCTTCCTGATGATCCTCACCGGCTACCTCGGGTCCCAGGTGGTCGACGAGGGCCGGGACACCACGGCGCTGGTGGTCTGGGGCCTGGTGTCGACCGCCTTCTACGCCTATCTCTACGTGGCGCTGATCGGCGCGGTGCGCACCTCGGTTCCGGCGATGGGCCGTGAGGCCGCGGTGAGCCTGCGCAACGCCGCGATCGTGCTGCTGGGTGCCTTCGGCGTCTACCCGCTGGTCTACGCGATCCCGGTGTTCGTCGACGTCACCGCGACCTGGCTCACCACGGTGCAGCTGGCCTACTCGGCGGCCGACGTGCTGGCCAAGGTCGGCTTCGGCGTCCTGGTGCACAAGGTGGCCAAGCTGCGCACCGCCGAGGACGTCGCGTCCGGGCGGGACACCCACCAGGAGGCGGTCTGGGTCAGCAACGTCGAGCACAGCAGGGCGGTGCTGCCGCCGGCTCAGCCGCCGGCGATCGCCACCAGGCCGACGACCCCCACGGCGTAG
- a CDS encoding glycerate kinase, whose translation MTRVVFAPDSFKGTLGAAEAADALAAGWRRVRPDDELLTLPLADGGEGTLEALGHDVPRSAWRTEPVTGPDGRPVDAAWLLLPDGTAVVEMARAAGLPLLAELDPLGATTRGLGQLLAAVVADPAVHRVLLTLGGSCTTDGGTGALAALGARFLDADGADLAPGGAALARLARVDLGGLASPPSGGVQCLVDVTAPLLGPLGAAGQFGPQKGATPAQVALLDGALARLADVLGGDRDAPGAGAAGGTAYGFATCWGATSVSGAQAVAAAAGLDDALRGAALVVTGEGQFDAQSLRGKVVGHLVERAGAAGVPVAVVAGRVEGSGLPVARAVSLTELAGSVPAAMADPAHWLAAAGEAMAREQSVPRRCWDSCDD comes from the coding sequence ATGACCCGGGTCGTATTCGCGCCGGACTCCTTCAAGGGCACGCTGGGTGCGGCCGAGGCGGCCGACGCCCTGGCCGCCGGCTGGCGCCGCGTCCGCCCGGACGACGAGCTGCTCACCCTCCCGCTGGCCGACGGCGGCGAGGGCACCCTGGAGGCGCTGGGCCACGACGTCCCGCGCAGCGCCTGGCGCACCGAACCGGTGACCGGCCCGGACGGCCGCCCCGTCGACGCCGCGTGGCTGCTGCTGCCCGACGGGACGGCGGTGGTGGAGATGGCCCGGGCCGCGGGCCTGCCGCTGCTGGCCGAGCTGGACCCGCTCGGGGCCACCACCCGCGGCCTCGGTCAGCTGCTCGCCGCCGTCGTCGCCGACCCGGCCGTGCACCGCGTGCTGCTCACCCTGGGCGGCTCCTGCACCACCGACGGCGGCACCGGTGCCCTGGCCGCGCTCGGTGCGCGGTTCCTGGACGCCGACGGCGCCGACCTCGCGCCGGGTGGCGCCGCACTGGCACGGCTGGCCCGGGTCGACCTCGGCGGGCTGGCCTCCCCGCCGTCCGGTGGGGTGCAGTGCCTGGTCGACGTCACCGCCCCGCTGCTCGGCCCGCTCGGCGCCGCCGGCCAGTTCGGTCCGCAGAAGGGGGCCACCCCGGCGCAGGTGGCCCTGCTCGACGGCGCGCTGGCCCGGCTGGCCGACGTCCTGGGCGGGGACCGGGACGCCCCGGGCGCCGGGGCGGCCGGCGGCACCGCCTACGGGTTCGCGACCTGCTGGGGCGCCACCTCGGTCAGCGGTGCGCAGGCGGTCGCAGCCGCCGCCGGCCTGGACGACGCCCTGCGGGGCGCAGCGCTGGTCGTCACCGGTGAGGGACAGTTCGACGCCCAGTCGCTGCGCGGCAAGGTGGTCGGCCACCTGGTCGAGCGGGCGGGTGCCGCGGGCGTGCCGGTGGCCGTCGTCGCCGGCCGGGTCGAGGGGAGCGGGCTCCCCGTGGCCCGGGCGGTGTCGTTGACCGAGTTGGCCGGTTCCGTCCCCGCGGCGATGGCCGACCCCGCCCACTGGCTCGCCGCCGCCGGTGAGGCGATGGCCCGGGAACAGTCCGTCCCACGCCGGTGTTGGGACTCCTGCGACGATTGA